A stretch of Candidatus Dormiibacterota bacterium DNA encodes these proteins:
- a CDS encoding heme o synthase: MTVAVGLETAAAEPRALRAVARDYVSLTKPRIIVLLEVTALAAMVMAARGWPGTWLVLATLAGGALAAAGANTINMWFDRDIDRTMQRTCGRPIASGRIGPTAALAFGIGLGAAGFLVLALFANLLAAVLATSALLFYVLVYTMYLKRSSIQNIVIGGAAGAVPPLVGWAAVTGRLDVAALFLFAVIFYWTPPHFWALSLLMQGDYTLARVPMLPVVVGSRRTRVHIVLWTLILLIVTVLPFLAHSFGWVYMAGAAVLDGLFLADALRLLGDPSARSASRLFHFSLLYLALLFAVMAIDRVVIPG; the protein is encoded by the coding sequence GCGCTCCGGGCGGTCGCCCGCGACTACGTCTCGCTCACCAAGCCGCGGATCATCGTCCTGCTCGAGGTGACCGCCCTCGCCGCGATGGTGATGGCGGCGCGCGGCTGGCCGGGCACCTGGCTGGTGCTGGCCACCCTGGCCGGCGGGGCGCTCGCCGCCGCGGGCGCGAACACCATCAACATGTGGTTCGACCGCGACATCGACCGGACCATGCAGCGCACCTGCGGCCGCCCCATCGCCAGCGGGAGGATCGGCCCCACCGCGGCGCTCGCCTTCGGGATCGGGCTCGGCGCCGCCGGCTTCCTGGTGCTCGCCCTCTTCGCCAACCTCCTCGCCGCGGTGCTCGCCACCAGCGCTCTGCTCTTCTACGTGCTCGTCTACACGATGTACCTCAAGCGCAGCTCGATCCAGAACATCGTCATCGGCGGCGCCGCCGGGGCGGTGCCCCCGCTGGTGGGCTGGGCGGCGGTCACCGGACGGCTCGACGTCGCCGCGCTCTTCCTCTTCGCGGTGATCTTCTACTGGACCCCGCCCCACTTCTGGGCGCTGTCGCTGCTGATGCAGGGCGACTACACCCTCGCCCGGGTGCCGATGCTCCCGGTGGTGGTGGGCTCACGCCGCACCCGGGTCCACATCGTGCTCTGGACCCTCATCCTGCTCATCGTCACCGTCCTGCCCTTCCTGGCCCACTCCTTCGGCTGGGTGTACATGGCCGGGGCGGCGGTGCTCGACGGCCTGTTCCTCGCCGACGCCCTGCGCCTGCTCGGTGATCCCAGCGCGCGTTCGGCCTCGCGCCTCTTCCACTTCTCGCTCCTCTACCTGGCGCTGCTCTTCGCGGTGATGGCGATCGACCGCGTCGTCATCCCCGGCTGA
- a CDS encoding cytochrome c oxidase subunit 4 encodes MADTSHDQHGHGGHDEIHLPPNSWVPLSTAASLTTFFIGIIVGVWLAIIGLVCLILSLLAWVRAARNEFQELPD; translated from the coding sequence ATGGCGGACACCTCGCATGACCAGCACGGCCACGGCGGCCACGACGAGATCCACCTGCCCCCCAACAGCTGGGTGCCGCTCTCGACCGCGGCCTCGCTCACCACGTTCTTCATCGGCATCATCGTCGGCGTCTGGCTGGCGATCATCGGTCTGGTCTGTCTGATCCTCAGCCTGCTCGCCTGGGTGCGCGCCGCCCGCAACGAATTCCAGGAACTGCCCGACTGA
- a CDS encoding cytochrome c oxidase assembly protein, which yields MKASLGLGDWTFEPTVTLGLAALVAAYVIAVRRGRLRRDDDVTPWLASARWRPWLFGLGMLTAFLALESPVDTGGDNYLLSLHMVQHLVLMMVSPPLVLLGLCGMRSPDPARSPGPRRLWTAITRPLPATVLFNAVLLVWHIPTLYDATLRNETLHIVEHVTFIAVGVVLWWAVVDPIRGEGTTPVSSFQKIAALAVAGVPPTVLGLIFAVARSPFYEFYARAPRLWGLSPVTDQQIAGVVMFGLGNLVYFAAISVIFWRILGNPADDDIEAIAPPFMG from the coding sequence GTGAAGGCATCTCTGGGGCTCGGCGACTGGACCTTCGAGCCCACCGTCACCCTGGGCCTGGCCGCGCTGGTCGCCGCCTACGTGATCGCGGTGCGACGCGGCCGGCTGCGGCGGGACGACGACGTCACCCCATGGCTCGCCTCCGCGCGCTGGCGGCCCTGGCTGTTCGGGCTCGGGATGCTGACCGCGTTCCTGGCGCTGGAGTCACCGGTCGACACCGGTGGCGACAACTACCTGCTCTCCCTGCACATGGTCCAGCACCTGGTGCTGATGATGGTGTCGCCGCCGCTCGTGCTCCTCGGCCTCTGCGGCATGCGCTCCCCCGACCCCGCCCGGTCGCCGGGGCCGCGGCGCCTCTGGACGGCGATCACCCGGCCGCTGCCGGCCACCGTGCTCTTCAACGCGGTGCTGCTGGTCTGGCACATCCCCACCCTCTACGACGCCACCCTGCGCAACGAGACCCTGCACATCGTCGAGCACGTCACCTTCATCGCCGTCGGCGTGGTGCTCTGGTGGGCGGTGGTCGACCCGATCCGGGGAGAGGGCACCACCCCGGTGAGCTCCTTCCAGAAGATCGCCGCCCTCGCGGTGGCCGGGGTGCCACCCACCGTGCTCGGGCTCATCTTCGCGGTGGCGCGGAGCCCCTTCTACGAGTTCTACGCCCGGGCGCCGCGGCTCTGGGGCCTGAGCCCGGTCACCGATCAGCAGATTGCCGGAGTGGTGATGTTCGGGCTTGGCAACCTCGTCTATTTCGCGGCGATCTCGGTGATCTTCTGGCGAATCCTCGGCAATCCCGCGGACGACGACATCGAAGCGATCGCTCCGCCTTTCATGGGGTGA